In Caballeronia insecticola, one DNA window encodes the following:
- a CDS encoding Gfo/Idh/MocA family protein, whose protein sequence is MSSTQAASVLRLGILGGANIARQFTRDVRPSQTVRVVAVASRSDDNAKTFAEANGIERWFGSYDALLASPDIDAVYIPLPNSLHAEWAIKAAEHGKHILCEKPLALNRDEALRMFDAADRHGVMLLEAFPYYFQPQTAAMMTLIGEGAIGSVRAIQASFGFTVGNPGANIRMKPELGGGALLDAGSYPLSLIRLVMGSAPQRVDAVATWADSNVDISLMATLIYADGRRAQVSCSMDAANHRFATIIGTQGTIDTEYLNHTSDQTTGHPYGYLPSQLRVRRGIPNSVPFETIASESGSGFFFAAESFARMIATHDSAAIEFYAQVSLDNAATLAAIIESARSEKPVTL, encoded by the coding sequence TTGTCTTCCACTCAAGCCGCATCCGTCCTGCGCCTCGGCATTCTCGGCGGCGCGAATATCGCCAGGCAATTCACGCGCGACGTCAGGCCGAGCCAGACCGTGCGCGTCGTCGCGGTCGCGAGCCGCAGCGACGACAACGCGAAAACCTTCGCCGAAGCCAACGGTATCGAACGATGGTTCGGCAGTTATGACGCGCTGCTCGCAAGCCCGGACATCGACGCCGTCTATATTCCGCTGCCCAACAGCCTGCACGCCGAGTGGGCGATCAAGGCCGCCGAGCACGGCAAGCACATCCTGTGCGAAAAGCCGCTCGCGCTGAATCGCGACGAAGCCCTGCGCATGTTCGACGCCGCCGACCGTCACGGCGTCATGCTGCTCGAAGCGTTTCCGTATTACTTCCAGCCGCAGACCGCCGCGATGATGACCCTGATCGGCGAAGGCGCCATCGGCAGCGTGCGCGCCATTCAGGCGAGTTTCGGCTTCACGGTGGGCAATCCCGGCGCGAACATCCGCATGAAGCCCGAACTCGGCGGCGGCGCGTTGCTCGACGCGGGCAGCTATCCGCTGAGCCTGATTCGCCTCGTGATGGGAAGCGCGCCGCAACGCGTGGACGCCGTCGCGACATGGGCCGACAGCAACGTCGACATCAGCCTCATGGCGACGCTGATTTACGCCGACGGCCGCCGCGCGCAAGTATCGTGTTCGATGGATGCGGCCAACCACCGTTTCGCGACGATCATCGGCACGCAGGGCACCATCGACACCGAATACCTCAATCACACGAGCGACCAGACTACGGGTCATCCCTACGGCTATTTGCCGAGCCAGTTGCGCGTGCGGCGCGGCATTCCGAATTCGGTGCCGTTCGAGACGATCGCATCCGAATCGGGCAGCGGCTTCTTCTTCGCGGCGGAAAGCTTCGCGCGCATGATCGCAACGCACGACAGCGCCGCGATCGAGTTCTATGCGCAAGTGAGCCTCGACAATGCCGCGACGCTCGCTGCGATCATCGAAAGCGCGCGCAGCGAGAAACCGGTCACGCTCTGA
- a CDS encoding ATP-binding protein, whose protein sequence is MTSIRRWLLGWLIFGLAIACLVAGFGIFSAARLEAGELFDYELRTVALSLPHNIGADAVAQGRDPELHGIADDRLVIDIWDRSGRLIYHSPHEPALPRFGEGFKSAEREGYRWRAFGIAQPERFVQVAQPYFIRDDLAITLALRTIWPLALLIPAIVMIVLLVVARGLSPVRWLSQSLAARSPESLDPITFTKPMPDELRPLVDALNDLLMRLNEASQAQRSFVADAAHELRTPLAALKLQIQGAVSEGSLQVDGATLAKIDGRLNRIIHLAQQLLSMAREDAAREAAIAPMSLRTLCELRVSDFSLLAEAKSIDLGLELENAQGEADAFTVMGDTHALAVLVNNLIDNAIRHTPKGGRVDVTLRRETAGIALTVIDSGPGIAESEIDRVCDRFYRCVGASGQGSGLGLAIAQRVAQRHHATLDVTNRKDASGLIVAVRGLRAAAAQMRTKDIVSGIHA, encoded by the coding sequence ATGACTTCCATACGCCGATGGCTGCTCGGCTGGCTCATCTTCGGTCTCGCCATTGCGTGCCTGGTCGCGGGCTTCGGCATATTCAGCGCCGCGCGGCTGGAGGCGGGCGAACTCTTCGACTATGAATTGCGCACCGTCGCGCTTTCGCTGCCGCACAACATCGGCGCCGATGCGGTCGCGCAAGGCCGCGATCCCGAACTGCACGGCATCGCGGACGACCGGCTCGTCATCGATATCTGGGACCGCTCGGGGCGCCTCATCTATCACTCGCCGCACGAGCCCGCGCTGCCGCGCTTCGGCGAAGGCTTCAAGTCGGCGGAGCGCGAAGGCTATCGCTGGCGCGCGTTCGGCATCGCGCAGCCGGAGCGCTTCGTGCAAGTCGCGCAGCCGTACTTCATTCGCGACGATCTCGCGATCACGCTCGCATTGCGCACCATCTGGCCGCTCGCGTTGCTGATTCCGGCGATCGTCATGATCGTGTTGCTTGTCGTGGCGCGCGGGCTTTCGCCGGTGCGCTGGCTATCGCAGTCGCTTGCCGCGCGTTCGCCGGAGTCGCTCGATCCGATCACTTTTACCAAGCCGATGCCGGACGAGTTGCGTCCGCTCGTCGATGCGCTGAACGATCTGCTCATGCGTCTGAACGAGGCGTCGCAGGCGCAACGCTCGTTCGTCGCGGATGCGGCGCACGAACTGCGCACGCCGCTCGCCGCGCTCAAGCTGCAGATTCAGGGCGCGGTCAGCGAAGGCTCGCTGCAAGTGGACGGCGCGACGCTCGCGAAGATCGACGGGCGGCTGAACCGCATCATCCATCTGGCGCAGCAACTGCTGAGCATGGCGCGCGAGGATGCCGCGCGCGAAGCCGCCATCGCGCCGATGAGTCTGCGCACGCTCTGCGAACTGCGCGTGAGCGATTTCTCCTTACTTGCCGAAGCCAAGTCGATCGATCTGGGCCTCGAACTCGAAAACGCGCAAGGCGAGGCGGACGCATTCACCGTCATGGGCGACACGCACGCGCTCGCCGTGCTCGTGAACAATCTGATCGACAACGCAATTCGCCATACGCCGAAGGGCGGGCGCGTCGATGTCACGCTGCGCCGCGAAACCGCGGGCATTGCGCTGACGGTCATCGACAGCGGGCCGGGCATTGCCGAGAGCGAGATCGATCGCGTGTGCGACCGCTTCTATCGCTGCGTGGGCGCGTCGGGGCAGGGCAGCGGACTCGGTCTCGCGATTGCGCAGCGCGTCGCCCAGCGTCATCATGCGACGCTCGACGTGACGAATCGCAAGGACGCGAGCGGGTTGATCGTGGCGGTGCGAGGCCTGCGTGCAGCGGCGGCGCAAATGCGCACGAAGGATATCGTCAGCGGAATACATGCGTGA
- a CDS encoding SDR family NAD(P)-dependent oxidoreductase — MARVFITGSTDGLGAMSARLLIDEGHRVVLHARNASRADDAHAATPNAEAIVTGDLSNIAAMRDVAEQANRLGHFDAIIHNVGIGYREPRRIETADGLPHVFATNVLAPYVLTALIARPQRLVFLSSGMHHGSRANLGDIEWTQRRWNGAQAYAESKFMDVLLALAVARRWPDVLSNALEPGWVPTKMGGPSAPDNLDLAHRTQAWLAVSDDDDARVSGRYFFHMRERACDPSARDEALQDKLIAICERLSGVKLER, encoded by the coding sequence ATGGCGCGAGTTTTCATCACGGGATCGACGGACGGGCTCGGCGCGATGTCGGCGCGGCTCTTGATCGATGAAGGTCATCGGGTCGTGTTGCACGCGCGCAATGCGTCGCGCGCCGACGATGCTCATGCCGCCACGCCGAATGCGGAGGCTATCGTGACGGGCGACTTGTCGAACATCGCAGCGATGCGCGATGTCGCGGAGCAAGCGAACCGGCTCGGGCACTTCGACGCGATCATCCACAACGTGGGCATCGGTTATCGCGAGCCGCGCCGCATCGAAACAGCGGACGGCTTGCCGCACGTATTCGCGACCAACGTGCTCGCGCCTTACGTGCTCACCGCGTTGATCGCGAGACCGCAACGGCTCGTCTTTCTGAGTTCGGGCATGCATCACGGATCGCGCGCGAATCTCGGCGATATCGAATGGACGCAGCGCCGCTGGAACGGTGCACAGGCGTATGCGGAGAGCAAGTTCATGGACGTGCTGCTTGCGCTGGCCGTTGCGCGTCGCTGGCCGGACGTCTTATCGAATGCGCTGGAACCGGGCTGGGTGCCGACGAAGATGGGCGGACCTTCCGCGCCCGACAATCTCGATCTCGCGCATCGCACGCAGGCATGGCTCGCCGTCAGCGACGATGACGACGCACGCGTGAGCGGACGCTACTTCTTCCACATGCGCGAACGTGCCTGCGATCCTTCGGCGCGCGATGAAGCGCTGCAAGACAAGTTGATCGCGATTTGCGAGCGCCTGTCCGGCGTGAAGCTCGAACGCTGA
- a CDS encoding LysR family transcriptional regulator, with the protein MAGFNERILNGISVFAAIVDAGTFAAAGDRLGMSHPGVSRAVSRLEARLKIRLFDRTTRSVSLTDDGRRFFEHVMPHLVGLEEAAATASGSATAVRGRLRVNVDPIFSRLVLGPKLDAFLKAHAELELELITSDRLGDMIADGFDLAIRFGEPRNSSLVGRKLLDTRVRTVAAPSYIKRRGKPATPQALNDDAHTCIEFRDPETGRPFVWEFHRKKKRVTVDTRGRLTLNDVGTMLSACLSGYGIAQILELGSEKLLADGKLIDLFPDWPDERFPLYAFYPSRHHPPAKTRAFLELVIALTEVRGRSA; encoded by the coding sequence ATGGCCGGCTTCAACGAACGCATCTTGAACGGCATCAGCGTGTTCGCGGCGATCGTCGATGCGGGCACGTTCGCTGCCGCGGGCGATCGTCTCGGCATGTCGCATCCCGGCGTGAGCCGCGCCGTTTCGCGCCTCGAAGCGCGTCTGAAGATTCGTCTGTTCGACCGCACGACACGCAGCGTGTCGCTCACCGATGACGGCCGGCGCTTCTTCGAACACGTGATGCCGCATCTCGTCGGTCTGGAAGAAGCGGCTGCAACCGCGTCCGGCAGCGCGACGGCCGTGCGCGGCCGCCTGCGCGTGAACGTCGATCCGATCTTCTCGCGGCTCGTGCTCGGACCGAAACTCGATGCGTTCCTCAAGGCGCACGCCGAGCTGGAACTTGAGCTGATTACGAGCGACCGGCTCGGCGACATGATCGCGGACGGCTTCGATCTCGCGATCCGCTTCGGCGAGCCGCGCAATTCGAGCCTCGTCGGACGCAAGCTGCTCGATACGCGCGTTCGGACCGTCGCCGCGCCGTCGTATATCAAGCGACGCGGCAAGCCCGCGACGCCGCAAGCTCTCAACGACGACGCGCATACGTGCATCGAATTCCGCGATCCGGAGACGGGGCGGCCCTTCGTGTGGGAGTTTCATCGCAAGAAGAAGCGCGTGACCGTCGATACGCGCGGCCGCCTCACGTTGAACGATGTCGGCACGATGCTGAGCGCGTGTCTCTCGGGATACGGCATTGCGCAGATTCTCGAACTCGGCTCGGAGAAACTGCTCGCCGACGGCAAGCTGATCGACCTCTTTCCCGACTGGCCCGACGAGCGCTTTCCGCTGTATGCGTTTTATCCGTCGCGGCATCATCCGCCGGCCAAGACGCGTGCGTTTCTCGAACTCGTGATCGCGCTCACGGAGGTTCGGGGCCGCTCAGCGTAG
- the hpnJ gene encoding hopanoid biosynthesis associated radical SAM protein HpnJ: MKKTLFLQAPSFDGFDGGAGSRYQAKREIRSFWYPTWLAQPAALVPGSRVLDAPADGLSVDATLDIAAQYELVIIHTSTPSFPTDALFAEKLKARAPGIAVGMVGAKVAVDPHNSLAASEAIDFVCREEFDYTCKDIAEGLPLAAIKGLSYRLPDGSIEHNEARPMLENMDALPFVAPVYKRDLNIAHYFIGYLNYPYVSLYTGRGCRSRCTFCLWPQTVGGHRYRVRSVENVLAEVKWIRDNMPEVKEIMFDDDTFTDFKPRVEEIARGLGELGVTWSCNAKANVPYSTLRIMKENGLRLLLVGYESGDDQILLNIKKGLRTDIARRFADDCRKLGIKVHGTFILGLPGETRETIDKTIQYAKEINPHTIQVSLAAPYPGTALYRQAVDNGWLDAQVVNLVSKEGVQLAAIGYPHLSREEIYHELERFYKRFYFRPSKIWEIVREMLTSRDMMKRRLREGVEFFRFLHAHEA; encoded by the coding sequence ATGAAGAAGACTCTCTTTCTACAGGCGCCGTCGTTCGACGGTTTCGACGGCGGCGCCGGCTCGCGCTATCAGGCAAAGCGCGAAATACGCTCGTTCTGGTATCCGACATGGCTCGCGCAGCCCGCCGCGCTCGTGCCGGGATCGCGCGTGCTCGACGCGCCCGCCGACGGGCTGTCCGTCGATGCAACGCTCGATATCGCCGCGCAATACGAACTGGTCATCATCCATACGAGCACGCCTTCGTTTCCGACCGACGCGCTCTTCGCCGAAAAGCTGAAGGCACGCGCGCCGGGTATCGCTGTCGGCATGGTCGGCGCGAAGGTTGCGGTGGATCCGCACAACTCGTTGGCGGCGAGCGAGGCCATCGACTTCGTGTGCCGCGAGGAATTCGACTACACGTGCAAGGACATCGCCGAAGGGTTGCCGCTTGCCGCAATCAAGGGCTTGAGCTATCGCCTGCCCGATGGTTCGATCGAACATAACGAAGCGCGTCCGATGCTCGAGAACATGGACGCGCTGCCGTTCGTCGCGCCCGTGTACAAGCGCGATCTGAATATCGCGCATTACTTCATCGGCTATCTGAACTATCCGTATGTATCGCTTTATACGGGACGCGGTTGCCGTTCGCGCTGCACGTTCTGTCTGTGGCCGCAAACGGTGGGCGGGCATCGTTATCGCGTGCGTTCGGTGGAAAACGTGCTCGCCGAAGTGAAGTGGATTCGCGACAACATGCCCGAAGTGAAAGAGATCATGTTCGACGACGACACCTTCACCGACTTCAAGCCGCGCGTCGAAGAAATCGCGCGCGGACTCGGCGAACTCGGCGTGACGTGGTCGTGCAACGCGAAGGCCAACGTGCCCTATTCGACGCTCAGGATCATGAAGGAAAACGGGCTGCGGCTGCTGCTCGTGGGTTATGAATCCGGCGACGATCAGATCCTGTTGAACATCAAGAAAGGTCTGCGCACGGATATCGCGAGACGCTTCGCCGATGATTGCCGCAAGCTCGGCATCAAGGTGCATGGCACGTTCATTCTCGGCTTGCCCGGCGAGACACGGGAGACCATCGACAAAACGATTCAGTACGCGAAGGAAATCAATCCGCACACGATTCAGGTGTCGCTCGCGGCGCCTTATCCTGGGACGGCGCTTTATCGTCAGGCGGTGGACAACGGCTGGCTCGACGCGCAGGTCGTCAATCTCGTGAGCAAGGAAGGCGTGCAGTTGGCGGCGATCGGTTATCCGCATCTGTCACGCGAGGAGATTTATCACGAACTCGAACGCTTCTATAAGCGCTTCTATTTTCGTCCGTCGAAGATCTGGGAGATCGTGCGCGAAATGCTTACGAGCCGCGACATGATGAAGCGGCGCCTGCGCGAAGGCGTCGAGTTCTTCCGCTTCCTGCACGCACACGAGGCGTGA
- a CDS encoding MFS transporter — protein MASLKEDASSGRQAKKATASGWIGSALEYYDFFIYAQAAALIFPQLFFPSGNPKVAIIASLATYGVGYVARPIGAFVLGHLGDTHGRKNVLLICMFLMGFSTMAVGLLPTYHSVGMLAPALLVVLRLVQGFAVAGEISGASSMILEHAPFGRRGYYASFTLQGVQAGQILAAAVFLPLATFMPEDMFNSWGWRVPFLLSAFVLVAGYIIRKEVHETPAFTSEESHGSLPKSPIKEAFANSTPDMIRVVCMALMNVIPVVATIFGAAYAVQASYGIGFHKSVYLWIPVVGNIVAVLVIPFVGNLSDKIGRRPMMIGGSLVSGMLAFAYLYAISIHSVPLAFLMSLLMWGVVYQGYNAIFPSFYPELFPTRSRVSAMAIAQNIGTTITALLPALFAAVAPPGSNNIPLTVGAIAFGVTIIAAIAAYSARETYRIRLNDLGKKDAVPMSEQEYERLRADSMAVEKVAKAHA, from the coding sequence ATGGCTAGCCTCAAGGAAGACGCGAGCAGCGGTCGGCAGGCGAAGAAAGCGACCGCGAGCGGCTGGATCGGCTCGGCGCTGGAGTATTACGACTTCTTTATCTACGCACAGGCGGCGGCGCTAATTTTTCCGCAGTTGTTCTTCCCGTCGGGCAATCCGAAAGTGGCGATCATCGCGTCGCTCGCGACCTACGGCGTCGGCTATGTCGCGCGTCCGATCGGCGCATTCGTACTCGGCCATCTGGGCGACACGCACGGCCGCAAGAACGTGCTGCTGATCTGCATGTTCCTGATGGGCTTCTCGACGATGGCAGTCGGCCTGTTGCCGACGTATCACAGCGTCGGCATGCTGGCGCCCGCGCTCCTCGTGGTGCTGCGTCTGGTTCAGGGCTTTGCGGTGGCCGGTGAAATCTCCGGCGCAAGCTCGATGATTCTGGAACACGCACCGTTCGGCCGTCGCGGCTATTACGCAAGCTTCACGCTGCAAGGCGTGCAGGCTGGCCAGATTCTCGCCGCCGCCGTGTTCCTGCCGCTCGCCACGTTCATGCCGGAAGACATGTTCAATTCGTGGGGCTGGCGTGTGCCGTTCCTGCTGTCGGCTTTCGTGCTGGTCGCGGGCTACATCATCCGGAAGGAAGTGCATGAAACGCCGGCATTCACGTCCGAAGAGTCGCACGGCAGCCTGCCCAAGTCGCCGATCAAGGAAGCGTTCGCCAACAGCACGCCCGACATGATCCGCGTTGTCTGCATGGCGTTGATGAACGTGATTCCCGTCGTCGCGACGATCTTCGGTGCGGCGTATGCGGTGCAGGCTTCGTATGGCATCGGCTTCCACAAGAGCGTGTACTTGTGGATTCCGGTGGTCGGCAACATCGTCGCGGTGCTGGTGATTCCGTTCGTCGGCAATCTGTCGGACAAGATCGGCCGTCGCCCGATGATGATCGGCGGCTCGCTGGTCTCGGGCATGCTGGCCTTCGCGTATCTCTATGCGATCAGCATCCACAGCGTCCCGCTCGCGTTCCTGATGTCGCTGCTGATGTGGGGCGTCGTGTATCAAGGCTATAACGCGATCTTCCCGAGCTTCTATCCGGAACTGTTCCCGACTCGCTCGCGTGTTTCAGCCATGGCGATTGCGCAGAACATCGGCACGACGATCACCGCGCTCCTGCCCGCCCTGTTCGCCGCAGTGGCGCCCCCGGGATCGAACAACATCCCGCTGACGGTCGGCGCGATTGCTTTCGGCGTGACGATCATCGCGGCGATCGCGGCCTACTCGGCGCGTGAGACGTATCGCATCCGCCTGAACGATCTGGGCAAGAAGGACGCCGTGCCGATGAGCGAGCAAGAGTACGAGCGCCTGCGCGCCGACTCCATGGCCGTGGAGAAAGTCGCCAAGGCGCACGCATGA
- a CDS encoding bifunctional helix-turn-helix transcriptional regulator/GNAT family N-acetyltransferase yields the protein MNPSDISQIRSFNRTVAEGIGALSDRFLGRGRPMGESRLLWEIGESGAELRVLRERLGLDSGYLSRTLASLERQGLIAVDARPDDRRVRRAQLTDAGRTEREELERLSDAVAGAMLEPLSETQRRRLVAAMSEVQRLLQPSLTRFIVEDPASDDARWCIGQYFDELGARFESGFDPSISLSADTTELTAPNGALIVARLHGAAIGCVALKYHGKAPAELKRMWVSAAARGMGIGRRLLEEAETHARQSGATAIRLETNKALKEAIELYRRSGYVEVDRFSAEPYADHWFEKALR from the coding sequence ATGAACCCGTCCGATATCAGCCAGATTCGCAGCTTCAACCGTACCGTTGCGGAGGGCATCGGTGCGCTGAGCGATCGTTTTCTCGGGCGCGGCCGTCCGATGGGCGAATCGCGGCTGCTCTGGGAAATCGGCGAGAGCGGCGCCGAGCTTCGCGTGCTGCGCGAACGTCTCGGGCTCGATTCCGGCTATCTGAGCCGCACGCTCGCGTCGCTGGAGCGGCAAGGCCTCATTGCCGTCGATGCCCGCCCCGACGATCGCCGCGTGCGTCGCGCGCAACTTACCGACGCGGGCCGCACTGAACGCGAGGAACTCGAACGCCTGTCTGACGCGGTCGCCGGCGCGATGCTCGAACCGCTGAGCGAAACGCAGCGTCGCAGGCTGGTCGCGGCAATGTCCGAAGTTCAGCGCCTGCTGCAGCCATCGCTGACGCGTTTCATCGTTGAAGATCCCGCAAGCGACGACGCGCGCTGGTGCATCGGCCAGTATTTCGATGAACTGGGCGCGCGCTTCGAATCGGGCTTCGATCCGTCGATCAGCTTGTCCGCTGATACTACCGAACTGACCGCACCGAACGGCGCATTGATCGTGGCGAGGCTTCATGGCGCGGCGATCGGGTGCGTCGCGCTCAAGTATCACGGCAAGGCGCCGGCCGAGTTGAAGCGGATGTGGGTGAGCGCGGCGGCGCGCGGCATGGGCATCGGCCGGCGTCTGCTCGAAGAAGCCGAAACGCATGCGCGACAAAGCGGCGCGACGGCCATTCGCCTGGAGACGAACAAGGCGCTGAAGGAAGCAATCGAGTTGTATCGGCGTTCGGGCTATGTCGAGGTCGATCGGTTCAGCGCCGAACCCTACGCCGATCACTGGTTCGAGAAAGCACTACGCTGA
- the hpnK gene encoding hopanoid biosynthesis-associated protein HpnK — protein MRGLIVTADDFGVHARVNAAVERAHCEGALTCASLMIGAPAAHDAVKIARRLTGLRVGLHLVLTDGIASLPPWSIPDLVDMHGNFEGTMFANGVRFFFQESVRRQLAIEIRAQFEAFAATGLALDHVNTHKHFHLHPSVLSLILEIGPQFGMRAMRLPREMHASLLFAPWVAWMKTRLDRAGIAHNDWIAGISATGNMDEAALLAILANAPQGVLEIYSHPATEGVAPITPAMHAYRHADELAALCSPRVARAIEASGAMHGGFADIFDHATTPEFAA, from the coding sequence ATGCGCGGGCTGATCGTCACCGCCGACGACTTCGGCGTGCACGCACGCGTCAACGCCGCCGTCGAGCGCGCGCACTGCGAAGGCGCGCTCACCTGCGCGAGTCTCATGATCGGCGCGCCCGCCGCTCATGATGCGGTAAAGATCGCGCGTCGACTGACGGGCTTGCGCGTTGGATTGCATCTCGTGCTGACGGACGGCATCGCGTCGCTGCCGCCGTGGTCGATACCCGATCTCGTCGATATGCACGGTAACTTCGAAGGCACCATGTTCGCCAACGGCGTGCGCTTCTTCTTTCAGGAAAGCGTGCGCCGTCAACTTGCCATCGAGATTCGCGCGCAGTTCGAGGCGTTCGCCGCAACGGGCCTTGCGCTCGATCACGTCAACACGCACAAGCATTTTCATCTGCATCCCAGCGTGCTTTCGCTGATTCTCGAAATCGGGCCGCAGTTCGGCATGCGCGCCATGCGCCTGCCTCGCGAGATGCACGCATCGCTGCTGTTCGCGCCGTGGGTCGCGTGGATGAAGACGCGGCTCGATCGCGCGGGCATCGCGCATAACGACTGGATCGCGGGCATCTCGGCGACGGGCAACATGGACGAAGCCGCGCTCCTTGCGATTCTCGCGAACGCACCGCAAGGCGTGCTCGAAATCTACAGCCATCCGGCGACAGAAGGCGTCGCGCCCATCACGCCCGCGATGCACGCTTACCGCCACGCCGACGAACTCGCGGCGCTGTGCTCGCCGCGCGTCGCGCGCGCCATCGAGGCGAGCGGCGCGATGCACGGCGGCTTCGCGGACATCTTCGATCATGCGACTACGCCGGAGTTCGCCGCATGA
- a CDS encoding response regulator produces the protein MRLLLVEDDEMIGETVLAALRRANYTVDWAQDGRAAELSLANGVYDLVLLDLNLPRRDGLEVLATYRKNGGDAPVMIITARDAVDDRIRGLDAGADDYLLKPFDLDELAARVRALLRRRTGQKHPVYTHGELSLDPAAHEARKADAVLNLVPREFALLQALIEEPARVFRRSELEEKLYGWGEEVGSNAIEVHVHSLRRKIGADEIVTVRGVGYRLKRVG, from the coding sequence ATGCGCCTGTTATTGGTGGAGGACGACGAGATGATCGGGGAGACCGTGCTCGCCGCATTACGCCGCGCCAACTATACGGTCGACTGGGCGCAGGACGGCCGCGCGGCCGAGCTCTCGCTCGCCAACGGCGTGTACGACCTCGTACTGCTCGATTTGAACCTGCCGAGACGCGACGGCCTCGAAGTGCTCGCAACGTATCGCAAGAACGGCGGCGACGCGCCCGTGATGATCATCACCGCGCGCGATGCCGTCGACGATCGCATACGCGGCCTCGATGCCGGCGCGGACGATTACCTTCTAAAGCCTTTCGATCTCGACGAACTCGCCGCCCGCGTGCGCGCGCTATTGCGGCGCCGCACGGGCCAGAAGCATCCCGTCTACACGCACGGCGAACTTTCGCTCGATCCCGCCGCGCACGAAGCCCGGAAAGCCGATGCCGTGCTCAATCTCGTGCCGCGCGAATTCGCGTTGCTGCAGGCGCTGATCGAGGAACCGGCGCGTGTGTTCCGGCGCTCCGAACTGGAAGAAAAACTGTATGGCTGGGGCGAGGAAGTGGGCAGCAATGCCATCGAAGTTCATGTGCACAGCTTGCGGCGCAAGATCGGCGCGGACGAGATCGTCACGGTGCGCGGCGTCGGCTATCGACTGAAGAGGGTCGGATGA
- the hpnI gene encoding bacteriohopanetetrol glucosamine biosynthesis glycosyltransferase HpnI: MIAHSVPLVLWIVIALCCASTCHVAIAALVHPGSRGASSSRRGDASSESPAPCVSVLKPLCGAEPRLYANLETFCQQTHPSYQLLFGVASASDPAVNVVTRLVRAYPERDIELVIDASTHGSNRKVGNLINLAARAKHDVIVIADSDIAVEPDYLVRVTAPLADASVGVVTCLYRARRVGGFWSRVGALFIDEWFAPSVHVAIAAGYERLGFGATLALRRDTLVQSGGLEALRDCLADDYWLAERVRALGLRTALSDVVVATDVIERDLVSLWSRETRWLRTIRSINPPGFACICLTFTTPWLLTSALLGLGFEHGTGLAQYVADTIVDLSTSFGLSARLLLHGRSARTRRAFWRDLPLIPLRDVLMCLQWLAASFGSSVVWRGVRVPIDDPRERYDANASDSQ; encoded by the coding sequence ATGATCGCGCATTCGGTTCCGCTTGTCCTGTGGATCGTCATCGCGTTGTGCTGTGCATCGACGTGTCATGTCGCGATTGCGGCGCTCGTGCATCCCGGCTCGCGTGGCGCGTCTTCTTCGCGGCGCGGCGATGCTTCGTCCGAATCGCCCGCGCCTTGCGTCAGCGTGCTCAAGCCACTGTGCGGCGCGGAGCCGCGCTTGTATGCGAACCTCGAAACCTTCTGCCAGCAAACGCATCCGTCGTATCAGTTGCTGTTCGGTGTGGCGAGCGCGTCCGATCCCGCCGTCAATGTCGTCACGCGGCTCGTGCGTGCGTATCCCGAGCGCGATATCGAACTCGTGATCGATGCCAGCACGCACGGCAGCAATCGCAAGGTCGGCAATCTCATCAATCTTGCGGCGCGCGCGAAGCACGATGTCATCGTCATTGCGGACAGCGATATCGCGGTCGAGCCCGACTACCTCGTGCGCGTCACCGCGCCGCTTGCCGATGCGAGCGTCGGCGTCGTGACGTGTCTTTATCGGGCGCGGCGCGTGGGCGGCTTCTGGTCGCGCGTGGGTGCGCTCTTCATCGACGAATGGTTCGCGCCTTCGGTGCATGTCGCGATCGCCGCCGGCTACGAACGCTTGGGCTTCGGCGCGACGCTCGCGCTCAGACGCGACACGCTCGTGCAAAGCGGCGGCCTCGAAGCACTGCGCGATTGTCTCGCGGACGACTACTGGCTCGCCGAACGCGTGCGCGCGCTCGGACTGCGCACTGCGCTTTCGGATGTCGTCGTCGCGACCGATGTCATCGAACGCGATCTCGTCTCGCTCTGGAGCCGCGAGACGCGCTGGCTGCGCACGATCCGCTCGATCAATCCGCCCGGCTTCGCGTGCATTTGCCTCACGTTCACCACGCCATGGCTGCTGACGAGCGCGCTGCTCGGTCTCGGCTTCGAGCACGGAACGGGCCTCGCACAATACGTCGCGGACACGATCGTCGATCTGAGCACGTCGTTCGGCCTGAGCGCGCGGCTGCTGCTTCACGGGCGCAGCGCGCGTACACGGCGCGCGTTCTGGCGCGACCTGCCGCTCATTCCGCTGCGCGATGTGCTCATGTGCCTGCAATGGCTCGCGGCATCGTTCGGTTCGAGCGTCGTGTGGCGCGGCGTGCGCGTGCCGATCGACGATCCGCGCGAACGCTACGACGCCAACGCATCCGACAGCCAATGA